The window TGCAACTGGACGCTGAAAGCACCACCTACCTGACCGAGCTGGCCAACCGGCGGGGTCGGCGCCGCCCGACCGGCCCGGCCGACGGGGTGCCGGCCGGCATCCAGATGCTGCTCCAGACGCTCAACGTGCCCGCTTTCGTCGTCAATCGCTACCGGGACGTGCTGGCCGCCAACGACCTCGCCATCAGCCTGTCCCCGCTGATGAGACCAGGGACCAACCGGCTCCTCACCCTGTTCACCGACCCACAGGCCCGCCTCTACCACCCGGACCTGGAACAGAACGCAGCCCGGGTGGTGGCCCAGCTACGGGCCGAGGCCGGCACCGACACCGACGATCCACGCCTCCAGTCCCTGATCGGTGAGCTGTCGCTGAAGAGCGAGCACTTCCGCAGGCTCTGGGCCCGGCACGACATCGGCCGGGGCAGCAGCGAGAACAGCTTGATCCGCCACCCTCGCCTGGGCGAGCTGCGGCTGCGCCGCGAGAAGCTGGCGGTCGTCGGCGCCGATGGCCTCCAGGTGGTGATGTACCACGCGGAACCGGGCACGGCCGACGCCGACGCGCTGGCCCTGCTGGCCCGCCTCGACACCGGGGCAGGAGCAGCCGAAACCGAACCGATCGACTGACGCCAGGGCCCGGCCCGCCTCCACGAAACGGGTTCTACAGCAGAGGCTGTCACGCGCCAGGACCTGATCGAAAGTCTCGCCTCAGCATTGCGCGCGCTTCACCGTGTCCCGGCCCACACCGAGGTGTTGTCTACCTGCTGCCGCCCTGGTCGGCCAGGGCGCTGGGTGACGGTCCGAGGCGTCCCGAACGAGCGGGGGACGCCCGCGGCCGACCCGGCACCCGGGTGCGGACGTCCGTCTGATCCGTTCGCGCGCAGCCAGGGTGTCGGCGCCGACCCGGGGCTCAGACGGCTTGGAGAACCCGTCCATCACGAACGCCGCGTAGACCTTCCCAGCATGGGTGTCGAGGTAAGCGAAATCGACGATCCCAAGAAGTTTCACATCTTCCGGGAGCCGTAGACCTCCCGCCCGGCGGCCGGGTCGTACCACCGCTCGAGGATGACTTCCTCGATCAGCTCCTCCCGCGTCGCGCGCTCCGCCTTCGGGCGGGAATTGACAGCGTAATAGGTTGACGGGGCGATCTTCCACACGAACCTCGACAGCACCGTGCAGACCGGCTCGATCCCGAACTTGTCCTTCACCGTGTCGATGAACGCGGCCATGACCGGCCGGGGAACCCATACCCCCAACGCTGTAACCACCATTCCTGTATCAGGACGGTCCCATGCGGGTCATTGTCAGGCCGGGAGCACATGAAGAGTGGCTGCACGCGGTCCAGGTTCCTCGAGATGGTCGACGATGGATGCGTAGTGGCCGTACTTGGTGCGGTAGGCCGCATCGATCGCCGGAAGATCGTTCTGCTCGGCTTCGGCGAAAACGACTTCGTAGGCGCGGTTGCCGGTCAGAAGCTGCCCACTGCCGGTGGCGATGGCCCAGCGGAACCAGTCGGCGCTTCGCCCGTTGGTAGAGCGGATGAAGACGCGCTCCCCGTCCCGGACGATCCAGATGATTCTGGGGTTGCGAAGTGTGCCGTCGGCGCGGCGAGCGACGATCCGTACTTCTTGCGGCTGGGCCAGGGATCGCGCAGCTTCGCTGGTCCAGGTGTTCATCCGGCGGAGTACTCCTCGTCACTGACATGTTCCAGCCAGGTTGTTGTTGTGGCCGGGTCATCAGCCTGGTCCAGCATCGCCAGGTGCTCCATGAAGGAGTCGGGAGAGGCACCGTGCCAGTGCTCCTGACCAGGCGGACAGTAGAGGGTCTGCCCAGCGTGTGCTTCGATCTTAGCCTCGCCGCGGGACTGGACCCATGCCACACCAGAGGTGATGTGCAGAGTCTGACCACGAGCGTGGGAATGCCAGGCCGTCCGGGCGCCGGGGGCGAAGCGGACCCTGCCCACGACCATCCGCTGGCCGGCTTCACGGGGGTGGGCCAGGGTGTCGAGCCAGACGTCCCCGGTGAACTGCTCCGGAGGGTTTTTCACTGTGGAAGGGCGAGGGTCGAGCTGCATGACAGGAACCTCCTAAAGGGTGATCTCGTCCAGCGCCCGCAGGGCGTTCAGGGTACGCGGGTATCCGATGAAGGGCAGTAGTTGAGTGATGACGGCGAGCAGGGTGGCACGGTCGTTGCCGACGTTGAGGTTGGCCGCGACGTGGCCCTTGACCTGTGGATCGCAGCCGCCCATGGCGGCCAGCACGGATAGGGTCAGCAGTTCGCGTGTCGGCAGGTCCAGACCGTCGCGGGTGTAGTGGTCGCCGAAGCAGTTGGCCGACAGGAGTTCCTGGATGTGCATCTCGTCGGCGGGGGCGTTGGCGTACATGCTGTCAACGCGATCGGCGCCGACGATCTGCTTCTGAACGCTGAGACCTTTTTCGGCGCGGGTCACGGGAGTGGTGGTGGACTGCCCCGGCAGAGGAAGTGACACGCCGTGCTCAGCGAGAGTGGTATTGGTGACTCTGAGGAAGTCGATGGCCTTGCCGATTCCGACATATGGAACGGCCTGGTAGACGATTTCTTTGATCTCGACCGGGGTGACGTCGTTGTTCAGGGCAGCGCCGAGGATGGCCGTGTATTCGGTCAGGGCCTGAGCGCCGATGAGAGCGGCCAGCTGCACCATGAGCCGGGTGCGGGTGGGCAGCGTGCCGTGCTGCAGGATCTCGTCGAAGGCGAAGTTATCGAAGTAGGCGATGAATTCGGGGTCCGTGGTGGCCAGGTCCGAGGTCAGGCCTGGAAAGAGCTGCTCATGATTGCTGCGCGCGGTGTGGCTGATCGTCATAGTCGTCCTGTCCGGAACAGAGGTTGCGGATCGGGAAGTGCGGACGGTGTGGCCGGGGGGCGGACCACACCGTCGGGTGCGCCAGTTGCTCAGATGGTGAGCTGGACTTTCAGGGCGGTGCGGGAGTCCATAGCCTTGTAGGCGTCGGCGACGTCGTCCAGGTTGCGGGTCTGGTCGAAAACCTTCCCCGGTTCGATCTTCCCGTTGAGGACATCGGTGAGCGCGGTGTCGATGTAGGCGCGCACAGGGGCGGGGCCACCGTTGAGGGTGATGTTCTTGCCGAACAGGGAGCCGAAACCCACCGGTGCGTCCTCGTACTGGGGCACGCCGACCCGGCTGATGACCCCGCCGGCTCGGACCACGCCGTAGGCCTGATGGTAGGCCGGCATGTGGCCGACAGCCTCGAGGACGATGTGCGACCCCTGACCGCCGGTCAGGTCCATGACCTTGGCGATGCCTTCGTCGCCGCGTTCGGCGACGACGTCGGTGGCGCCGAACTCTTTGCCGAGGTCCGTGCGGGCGGTGTGGCGGCCCATCAGGATGATCCGTTCCGCACCCATCTGCCGGGCTGCGAGCACGGCGGAGAGCCCGACCGCACCGTCACCGATGACGGTCACGGTCTTGCCCGCGCCGGCCTTGGCCATGAAGGCAGCGTGGTAGCCGGTCAGGTAGACATCGGACAGGGCGAGCAGGGACGGGTAGAGCGCCTCGTCCACTCCGGCCGGCACCTTGACCAGCGTTCCGCCGGCCTGGGGGACACGGACCAGTTCGGCCTGGGCGCCCCCGACGTCACCGAGGCCGTACCAGCCGCCGTTGGGGCAGGCGGTCTGGAATCCGTCTCGGCAGATGGGGCAAGTGTTGTCGGCGTAGGCGAAGGGCGAGATGACGAAGTCGCCCTTGGCCAGGCCAGTCACGTCGCGGCCGATTTCCTCGACGACACCGATGAGCTCATGGCCCATCGCGGCGGCGTGGTCACCGGTCGGCATGCTGTTGTATGGGTGCAGATCCGAGCCGCACACGCAGGCACGCACGATGCGGACGATGGCGTCGGTGGGCTGCTTCAGTTCAGGGTCGGGAACCTGCTCCACCCGAACGTCTCCGGCTCCGTACATGAACGTTGCTCGCAAGATCTTCCATCCTTACAGGATCACGGTCGTGGGGACGGCAGTGATGCCCACGTTGACATCGCCTGCATCCATGGAACCCTCTGGTGCCGGTGTCAGGGAGTTCCTGTCGTTTCAGGTACTGGCAGTACCCCCTGGAGGCATGAGGCGTGACGTCCGTGGCCGTGCGGGGACGGGCCAGCCTGGTATTGACAGCCCCTCCTTCTCCGATCGGGCGGCCTTTACCGTCGAGGAATGGACAACCGGGA of the Kineosporia corallincola genome contains:
- a CDS encoding helix-turn-helix transcriptional regulator, which codes for MATSSALGDFLRARRERVQPAQVGLPGGGIRRTPGLRREEVAMLAGISAEYYLRLEQGRDRTPSAQVVDALARVLQLDAESTTYLTELANRRGRRRPTGPADGVPAGIQMLLQTLNVPAFVVNRYRDVLAANDLAISLSPLMRPGTNRLLTLFTDPQARLYHPDLEQNAARVVAQLRAEAGTDTDDPRLQSLIGELSLKSEHFRRLWARHDIGRGSSENSLIRHPRLGELRLRREKLAVVGADGLQVVMYHAEPGTADADALALLARLDTGAGAAETEPID
- a CDS encoding DUF2255 family protein, which codes for MNTWTSEAARSLAQPQEVRIVARRADGTLRNPRIIWIVRDGERVFIRSTNGRSADWFRWAIATGSGQLLTGNRAYEVVFAEAEQNDLPAIDAAYRTKYGHYASIVDHLEEPGPRAATLHVLPA
- a CDS encoding (R)-mandelonitrile lyase, translated to MQLDPRPSTVKNPPEQFTGDVWLDTLAHPREAGQRMVVGRVRFAPGARTAWHSHARGQTLHITSGVAWVQSRGEAKIEAHAGQTLYCPPGQEHWHGASPDSFMEHLAMLDQADDPATTTTWLEHVSDEEYSAG
- a CDS encoding carboxymuconolactone decarboxylase family protein — its product is MTISHTARSNHEQLFPGLTSDLATTDPEFIAYFDNFAFDEILQHGTLPTRTRLMVQLAALIGAQALTEYTAILGAALNNDVTPVEIKEIVYQAVPYVGIGKAIDFLRVTNTTLAEHGVSLPLPGQSTTTPVTRAEKGLSVQKQIVGADRVDSMYANAPADEMHIQELLSANCFGDHYTRDGLDLPTRELLTLSVLAAMGGCDPQVKGHVAANLNVGNDRATLLAVITQLLPFIGYPRTLNALRALDEITL
- a CDS encoding zinc-binding dehydrogenase; the encoded protein is MYGAGDVRVEQVPDPELKQPTDAIVRIVRACVCGSDLHPYNSMPTGDHAAAMGHELIGVVEEIGRDVTGLAKGDFVISPFAYADNTCPICRDGFQTACPNGGWYGLGDVGGAQAELVRVPQAGGTLVKVPAGVDEALYPSLLALSDVYLTGYHAAFMAKAGAGKTVTVIGDGAVGLSAVLAARQMGAERIILMGRHTARTDLGKEFGATDVVAERGDEGIAKVMDLTGGQGSHIVLEAVGHMPAYHQAYGVVRAGGVISRVGVPQYEDAPVGFGSLFGKNITLNGGPAPVRAYIDTALTDVLNGKIEPGKVFDQTRNLDDVADAYKAMDSRTALKVQLTI